In Chlamydiota bacterium, the genomic window GCCTTCGATCTTGTAGCCCATGGAGATTCATTTGAAGATGCTGAAGAGTCGTTTGCTAAATCCCTGAAACTATTTGTAGCGTATGTCTCTGAAAGAGGCACTTGGAAAGCTGTTTTGGAAGAGTACGGTTGGAAGAAAGTCCATGAAGTATGGAATCCTCCTGCTATTATTCGACAAGACAGTAAACCCGTCAGAATACCCATTGCGGTTTGATCCGTGGATAAACTTCATCCGATTCACTACAAGAAATTTGAGAAATTCCTAACCCATATTGGTTGCCATCTTTTACGCAAAGAAGGCGATCACAGAATGTGGGGGAGATCCGACCTCATTCG contains:
- a CDS encoding type II toxin-antitoxin system HicA family toxin produces the protein MDKLHPIHYKKFEKFLTHIGCHLLRKEGDHRMWGRSDLIRPIVVRTKKDLPIFEIKSNLRTLHITNQDYLNIIHQL